ACAGGGGTCAGATGGTCTGTGAGTGAGTCACTTTTTATGATAATTCACTAAAGATATTGAAGCCTTTAAAACCAGGGAGAAATATCCTGATATTATCCTactgtaaatacttttttttccctcttccaaACGTCGTATACGAAGTTGAAATGTAACAGGGAATCTTTAACACAGCACAGGCACTAAATATCCTACCCCATACATTGTATTTTAAACAATAGTAAAATTAGCAACACTAAACACATTTTCAGGAAATTGGTAAAATGTGCAAGAAAATGTGTATTTAGGGTTGAGTTGCAATACTCAAAAACCGCTACAATATGAACCTGTATTTCCCCTTATATTTCTTAAGACTAATAAGTGCTCATTCTGTGCATGTTTTCTGTTTATCTGTGTCCTTACTTCATGTTCTTGACAGCGGAGGGCGCTGTTGCATCTGCGATTCATCGCAGACTGTCTTCCTCATTTTTACATGCATAAATACTTACAGGAATGCAATATGCATACATATTTAAAGCACTCAggtgaaaataaaatatggagACCTCACCTGTTCTCCCTTTGCCTTTGGTACGATCCGCTTGTCTTCCATGTCACACTTGTTGCCTAGCAGCATTCTCTCAACGTCTTCGTTTGCATGCTGAAAGGGAAAGTTCAAATCATATATCAGCTTATTTATAActtcttaaataaaacaaagttaTACAGAGAATAAGACAAAAAATGGTTTTGATGACTATGAAAACATCTAGAAAAATTCTAAAGAAAATAATAGCTAATTTTATTCTGCCTACTCCTGTACACAGTAATACTCAGTAGTTTATATGGCACACGCCTTCACATAATTCATGTCACCATCATACTAATCACCCTCAATCACAGcagattaattaataaatgtgatatttatgaagaatgtcacatttttaaaaatgttttctttgatAAGTAAACAATTATGACTATGGCATTCTTAGTGCATGGGGCAAATTGTGAAAggcaaatatttcagtgtataatgggtgtcaaaactgtgctacatttcaataaaataatatttatgcaAAACCAATACCAAAGTGTTGCGGGATCAAGTCCCAAACCGAccgtggtgccactgaggtccccttaagcaaggtacggaggacacatttttacTAGTCGAGGGActaaaagctacacgagtgctgttaagtttaacatatgatagtcAGTActagttaaaatgtggtgcattgtaccAATATTTAAATTAAGCATGATGCACTACTCAATATAACACATATAAACTAAACTTGTATGTCTTGGTTATGAAAATTTGCTTTGAAATTCActgaaagaagtaaaaaaaaattacatcgcaattttacatgatttcaaatgtatgcaaaaccttcagtttttttttacattttgaaatgaaataatgttccACATTATTATGAGCATCCATCTTTTAGCATTTTAGTTTCATTTTCAAGAGAATCAGTTTGTTTAGACAGCCGAAAGAGAAAGTATGAAGACTTCCTGTAGTAGATTGTACCTTCACACCAGTAGAAATAGGTACATTTATTGTATGATACGTTGGTCAACAGGCCACTAAAAACAGAAGGAATTAAGAGGGCCAATTTAGTGTAGGGATGCACTGGTCTGACAAGAGTATCTGATATCTATCcaataatgattaaaataattggATTGGCCCACTATTACCAatagccaatcaaaaaaaaaaaaaacatttatatgcaTGCACTACATCCTGCGAGTGCAGAGCATTTAAGTTGCAGAGACGCTCCGTGAATCTCTCTGAACAACATGGTCTAAACCTCTGCGTGATGTGACTCATTTACTGACAACCAATAGAAACCAAGCATGGAGGCGGGCTCTCAAACCAAGATAGACCTAAAACGGAAATAATGTGGTATAATTATTGTGTGGTCTGACACAcaataatcaatattttctGATCCTTGTTACACTGAACAGTTGATTCTTGATAGGATGTGTTGTTTGTATAACCAGTTTACATTATGatttatattgtttgttttctgtaatttgtgatcaataataaaatctaaaagtCCTGTTAACTTTGGACATGTTGTAACCCAAAATGCTGGTGTGCAAATATTTCTTAGTTGAAtattgttataaatatatacacatatgaaGTATCTACACAATGAGACggtttattcattaaataaattgaATGGTGCTGGGGATCGGACTATTTCCAAACTCCAGGTATTGGTAACGGAACTGAGAAAGTCGgatcatgtttttaaaaccttgttGTACATACTGAAATGCAACCTTGAACCAGACCCTCTGATGGCTCTTTTTGGTATCATTGAAGAGGAAGATAAGTGTCTAACTCCAGCTAAACAGCGTTTGTTAATCTTTTGCGACACTCCTGGCCAGGCGCTCCCTTCTATTCAAGTGGAAGGATTCCCCGTCACCCACTCACGCCCAGTGGCTCAGAGATATTTTGTCCCCTGAAGAAGATTCACTACTCAATCCGTTCTTCAGActtttttcatatacatttatagtttgattccattcttattgaattgtttgttttctttttgtttttttgtttcttttgcatGCAGGACCAGCTCCatagtcccttttttttttggtatctaGCCTGGTATCTTATGCATGTAAAGCTGGCTTGGAGTCAGGGAGGGGGGGGTGCTATAGGGTTTATAAGGgggttataaaatataaaattgacagtatattgaaacattGCATGTTTACCCTGTTctatccctgtttaaaatctataaaaatattgttgaagGAGAAAGTTGGATCGATGGACTATCAAGAAACATTCAATATAAAAATTAAGTCTCCACCCAAAAACCAtcttacattttcataaaaagtaaTTCCATTCTTTTCAACAGCATATTATTTGGCCGGTAATTTCTGTTTTAGAACATCGGGCATTGAATGGCAAACCAAATACCCAGTTTTTCATGGTGGTGTGACGTTACCTCATCAATGTTTCGCAGCCACTTGCTGATGTTCTCAAAGCTCTTGGCATTGGTGATGTCATAGACCAGCATGATGCCCATGGCTCCTCTGTAGTAGGAAGTGGTGATGGTGTGGAACCGCTCCTGACCGGCAGTGTCCCTGAAAACAACACCAAAAAATAACATGCATAAAATACAGAACCCATTACAAACAAGACAAAGAGAAGGTGAATATCAATATAGCATTGAAGCCACCCTTAGTATACACAATGAAGCAATAATAAGCTTTCACCATTTATAATAAGCTTTATGCCTAATTAGAACAAATAATAAACTTTGACCAACTGTTTAAAAATCAAGGTCAtggttttttaaataatgacataCAATACAGACAGAACATAAACAGTAAAAACCAAGAAACAGCTAACCATTAAATTGTTCGACGCAGCGTGAAGAAttgacattattaataaaaaaatttttttcaccAGTTACAGAGACATTTCACTGAGGTTAACGCTGACCCGCCCTGTCTCACCATGCAACTCTGGGCCCTATTTAGCAGATCTGGTGTAAAGCAGGAAGCAGAAGGCGCAAAAGACATTTTGCCATTTCGGCAGAACACACACTGTCCTCCTGGTAAACAGGCCTGCTCCAGCGTGAAGTGCATCTCACACTGAGACACCATGGCAATGCCTAATTAGAACAGTCAACTGTATACAGTGTGTAGGCAAATTGCATCAATTAGCgagatgtttttgtcattgtgacacactgtacccatcacccttactgagcagccgtgaaaggcgcccttcagcttcctttcccgctaggccaccactgccatccgATCAGGGGATGACATGAAACCGTTATTAAACaggtgttttattgtttttagaataacatttacagccttGCTAGGAATATTTAAAGGGTCCCACAGCCCTTCCAGAAATGCAGTGTCCAACATGAAATTGCACACACAGTCATTTAATTTGTAGGATCCGGTCACATGACTAGAAAACGGTGGAAAGTGTGGTTTTAAAttggcattattaaaaaatgatctgtttttttctgcatttaattGTGGGTGCACAACTTTTCGGAAATCTTAAACCTTCTAATGTCTCTCTGACACTTCAGTttccatataaataaaataaatgtatgcatgtatagAATTGtctacttttaaaatgtatgttctgtgtatacatgtataaaacCAGAACAGGTGAGATTATGTATGATTGCCCAACCCAGGGCCCTTAATCTGAGAGTAAGATTGCTGTTAATCCAGAGTAGTAACCTAATTAGCAGCTAAGATAAAGAGGTCTAATAAAGCTTACACAAATGTCGGAATAGAAGAGAGGATATTTAGATCTACCACAATACAAATTCCATGTAGAACAGGCCAATCAAAACTTTTATGTTTGTAGTATGAACATTGGACTATTTTTTTTGCAACCTCTCACCCCCTCACTGTCCAAAATGCCCTCTTGAAAGGAAAGCATACTACAGCACAACATGGCAACCTCTAAGTATGTATTGAAGGGTTTAGcctgatcatttacatttgtgacatttaccagatgtccttatcctgagtgacttacagtcagtagttacagggacagtccccctggagacactcagggttaagtgtcttgctcagggacacgatggcagtaagtgggatttgaacctgggtcttgtggttcataggcgagtgtgttacccactaggctactaacaacAAAAGTATTCTTCATAGTCGAACAGAAATACGACTTCCTAACGTTCCTTGTCTCCCTCAAACTCTAGAGCTCATGTGGACGTGGACCTACTAGCACAGATGCGATATGTACCCCGTCTCCGAAAGCAGACAAAAGAAAGTCTTGTTATCCTAACTGCATATTAATTTTGCATTAGTCTCATGGCAAATGCATGCAGCAATTATCCCCACCGGTCGTGCCAGTTCACCTCAGACAAAACATGAATTAGTGTTTCAGGACCTTTTATCACATGCATGGTCATGTAATCGGAAAACATGGACACAAGATAGTTTGTTGGAAATATGATGAATTTTAACAATAAATTGgaggagaaaacagaaatagatatttaaaatagatattttatatAGTTAAACAACAACTCACCATATCTGTAGCTTGATCTTCTTTCCTTGTAATTCAACTGTTTTGATTTTAAAATCAATTCCTGCCAGtaggggaaagaaaaagaagaattcATTAGTAATGcggaaactaaaaaaaaaaaaacagttgttttTCTCGTCATCACGTTCACATGAACCCTCTGCACATTTACTGATGGCGCGGATGAGCCCGGAGCCAAGGCCCTGACTGGCAGGACGACTGAAGGAAGTGGCTTTAGCTTGGCAAGCGATATCAGAGGCTGGCTCAGTGTCCCGAAGACACTCGCGGTCAAGCGACGAGACGGCCTGAAGCCCCTGGCCGCCGCTCATCGCGCGGATTATAATGCCACTCCCTGGAACAGCATCGGGCCCGGGTTGCCAGGGGTGCGTCATGTTGACTCGCCCGGTACGGTATAAAACTGCTttgggacggggggggggggggggggggggtgtccagGTTAGGGCTGGTTAGGACAGCGGCTGGCACTGGCCTCCGCTGCCCGGTACCATCCTCAGTACGCTCGGCACTTCAGCGCCATTTGTCTTAATCCTCTAAGTCCCGTTTCCGAGGGACAGCGTGGCAACAGTGGCTCCTTTGAGAAGTGGGAGGCTGaccaagagtgtgtgtgtgtgtgtgtgtgtgtgtgactggttGTCATCCCTCAGCTGGTGCACAATGGCTCAGTCTTTCTCGTGCCCGCAGTACGAATGCGAACGATCTGCCGACTCATGTGTGCACAGGAAGCCCTTACAGAACATCAGTTAACTCTGTAGTAAAGTAAAACATCGCTTTTGACAGCACCACCATGCACCAATATTCATACATGTTGTGATGAATTACACCACTAATACTACACAACCACACTCGCGCGTGACAATCTGGACTCTGTAAATGCTCATTATTAGTTGCGgtgttgtaatattttatgtaaatgtagtacAGCCCATGATACAGGTCAAAGTTAatgcataataattataaaGATGAATTATGtcttctgtttgtttaattgGCGCGTTTTCTTaatttgtgggaaaaaaaaaaaggtgtcgGTCAGCCAAGCTTCTGTCCTGCATGCCAGCGCGTAGATAAGGAGCGGCAGTATCGAGCCGTGTGGATTTTATGGGGAACGCCGAGGAAGGCTGACTTCCAGCCAACCGGCTGTGCTCGGGGCGAGGCCCGCCATTATTCCCTAATACAGCCTGACTCACCCTTACACAATACGGCGGCTACATGCAGACCGCGCCGGATCGCCAGGCGAGGAAGGGACCTCGAGTTTCCTGTTCATGAGAACGTGACCAGGGGAAAGGGAGGAGACTTGAGCCGGGAGAGTAACGAATACAATAGTCCATCCCAGAGCCACCGAGATCCCGGCGCTACACCGGGCCAAATTCGTAAATTTCTTTCGGGGGGGTGGAGCCACGCCGGGCAAACATTGGCCTGCGGGGCGATACGATCCCAATATTTTGCCAAAGAGAACATTGCCAATCCCAATGCCGCAAGTCGGGTCGATGCTCAAGTGTATTTCCGTACAACAGCGGTGATTccatctttaaaaaatgtatcatgCTCCAACCCATTTTCCCCCCTTTCGACAAGACTTACCAACACATCACAACTTCTCCGCCCTTCTTTTCATGATTAGTTACTgatcctttttaaaatatatacttctATCTCTGTAATGTGTAATGATGTAGCGGCATGCCGATTTATCGCCCCGTGACCCCTGTTCAGGGTGCAGCGTGTGTCCATCGCATTCCAAAAGGACTCGGAAATGATCCACATTCCACCGGAACCCGGGTCACATCCGTCAGAAATCTGATTACAGCGCGACGTCACAACTCTCTGCAGTGGGAGCTCCAACCCGCGTgtttacatttgtgacatttaccagacgtccttatgctgagtgacttacaaccagtagttacagggacagtaggACATCCTAACGTTCCTTGTCTCCCTCAAACTCTAGAGCTGGAACCCGGGTCACGCCCGTCAGAAACCTGATTACAGCGAGACGTCACAACTCTCTGCAGTGGGAGCTCGAACCCGCGTgtttacatttgtgacatttaccagacgtccttatgctgagtgacttacaaccagtagttacagggacagtaggACATCCTAACGTTCCTTGTCTCCCTCAAACTCTAGAGCTGGAACCCGGGTCACGCCCGTCAGAAACCTGATTACAGCGAGACGTCACAACTCTCTGCAGTGGGAGCTCGAACCCGCGTTGTCCTCGGCACAGGATGCCGAGTAATAAGATACAGTACCGCCCCCCACAGCTCAAGCTGCGTCGGTGCTCGTACCTGTACGGAACAGATTTCCGTCAGTCCTGGAGGTTGTACGTTTACTCGACGCTGGCGGTGTTCAAATTAACCTTCCGCGTCAATGCGGTGCAGAGCGCAACCGATTAGACCGTTAGGACGTTTCTGGGCGACTTTCATGTAGTGGGTCCAGTGCCCCACTAGAAGCTGGCCGAACGTTGACCGCTGCGCGCCGTGGCTTCGTTCTCACGCGACCGctagcattacatttacagcatttatcagacgcccttatccagagccacttacaatcagtattacagggacagtccccccctggagcaacttagggttaagtgtcttgctcagggacacaatggtagtaagtgggattcgaacccgggtcttctggttcataggcgagtgtgttacccactaggctactactaggctacgagtgtgttacccactaggctagcaTCAAGGCGGGAACGGAGGAGAAGCTGATCAGTCTCCGAGTGTCCAGACAACTACAACACGACATGACCGTCTAACCGGCGGTTTCGAAATCTGCACGTATTCGTTGCTGCTGAGCCCTGCTTTCCAAGAAGCCTCACAACCCTCGGGGCGAGCGCAGCACATGCGGTGTTCGGTCCCAACGCCACGTACAGTCTGCACTCAGCCGCTGGACCAGCCgctttctgctcattgtagcaaagtGTCCACGCGGGTGAACGAGGCCGTAACTCCGGTATTACAAAAAAATCGGGTGAAGTaatggagaaaaacagaataattcaTGTAACTAACTAtctaataaaaacacagataaaAAGCCGCCTGGGGATGAACGGGGCATTTACAGCCACGCTGAACACAGAATGTGAGTCCAGCATACGACTCCCAATTCCCCTTTTCCCGCTGGCTCTGCAGAGAGCTTAGTGTACAAGATGACTAAAATGGGCGTGAGCAATACATGTATTAAACAAACGGACGCTCCTTGGACACACGCGATTTACTGACTCCTGAGCTTTTATTAACTAAATAAGCATTATTTAGTTATGTAAAATGTACACCAAAATCACATCATGTCCTGAGCGAGGAACAATGTCACTAGGGTAACGGCGCCAGACACGCCCAGGGCCGGGTGTGGACCCCAGTGACAGTGACACCAGTCAACCCAAAATTTCCACAAATGAGTATTTATCAGGGAAAGACCCAACGACGGAAATATTCGTTCCATCAAAGTTTTTCTTGCTAAATGGAAATACCCCGGCGAAGGTGTCTGTCCGCAAATTCCTGCGAAGATATTTGGCGCAGAGTAAAGAATCCCGAAAAAGGAGGCGAGAGTCCAGAGGGAAGACAGCGGCGCCGCTGAAACCCGAGCCGTAAACACAGAGACGCAGAGACGGGTGGGCGGCCAATCAGAGGGGCCCTTTCGGGAAGTGGGCAGGAAACTGAACGTGGCGTCCTCTCTGCCGCACGAGCAGGGACAGTTTGTTTAAGGAGGAGACAGGTAGTCCATCAAGGCTCTGATGTCTGGGCTCCTTCACCGCACCCCTCCCTGGAGACATGGTTGGAGCCGAACGTTAGGcgtgttgaaattaatttcataagACGTGGCCTATTCTGCATCGGTGCTGTGTAGAACGTAACAAATTATACCAGAATCAataatcaaaaaaaataaaatattggaatcctggagggaaAGCacgataaaatatgaacaacgCAGTGTGTTACttcaatattttacataaacTGTACAgctgaatacaaaataaaaaaaatcccaaaactCCTCACATCATAGAAATACCTGTCATGTCAAGGGCTTATGGGTAGGATTCTGTAGGATtggccagatattgttttatctggtatacggttatgctatatgttgatgtaagcgtaaaaaaaaaaaaaaaaagattattatacaacttcctgctgcggTGCCTGTGCTATGGATGCATTTCATCCTTTCAAAAACGGTATACAGcgcaatatatatattcacatttacatttacagcatttatcagacgcccttatccagagcgacttacaatcagtatttacagggacagtccccccctggagcaactcagggttaggtgtcttgctcagggacacaatggtagtaagtgggattcgaacccgggtcttctggttcataggcgagtgtgttacccactaggctactaccacctcatatatattatattacacacgCACAGTCTTAAATTTATAtggcaatatgaattttatgccatattgcacGGTCCTAAATGAGAGTGATTTAGCCGAGATAGATTCCGAACAACAAATCTACAGCCACgctgggcgatatggcaaaAGAAAATTATGCGCATTCCCATAtcaaacagtttattaacatataaaaccatgaaGGCCGCTGGCCTCCTCGTCACAGTTTCCAGCCAATTCGCTCTTTGCTAGTTTTACGCTGTGCACCACGTCACGTGGTACTGCGTGCATTGCTGCTGTATTCTGCATGCTCCTGCATGCCTTCACTTGCGCCGAGAAACGAAAACACGCGCACAAAAGATGCTCATTTCCATCCTGACAAATGCACAAAGCTGACCACTGACATGAGGCGCAATTCTGTCGCAGAATCGCACGGCCCCGAAAGGCTGCAAGTCACCCTGCACCGCTGCTGCCGGAAAGTTCTTCCCGGGCCCTCGCGCGGCAAAATGCACAGCGGATGAAACCGGAGCTCCCGCTGAAAAAGGCCAAGGGAGTACAGCTGCTCCATCGCTCCCAGTCCCATCTCAGGCGCATCCGGAGCGGCAACTTCCCCACCGCGCCATTAATGAGAACCAACGCTGTTCCTCATCCACGGAGAGAATGACGGTGCTCGCCAGGAGATGTCGAGCCAGctggttggggtggggggggcagcCCCGCCGTCTCCATATAGCGCGGGGAAGTGGACCAGCAGGAAAGGTCCAGCCAATCGGAACAGCCCAACCTTTACGTCAGGTTAGAACCTTATTAAACAACGCCACCGCTGACATTTGAATCTCCTGATCGTGAAGTCACCAAAAGACTAGCGCAGGTTttcccttacacacacacacacacacacacacacacacacacacctgacactgGCATCTACCGCCAAAACCACACACTACGCACTGAACTCGCACATTACAACAAAACTGATACCGAGGAGGgccaatgaataaaaataataatttttaaggGACAGAGGCTGCAAAGTCATCTGACGCGAAACAAAGCCTTCGCACATTTCAACAAACTCGTGGCTTCATAAAGTGAAACCACTCATCTAAAAAAACGACATTAAAACTAAGGGATGGACTTGTAGAACACCCTGAAATAGGCTGGTATAAATTCATACTTTCAGAAAAAGCGATTATACCCTGACAATCCTGTAACTGACCAGTATGAGTATGATCTAGTCGGCTGATGTAATTATTATAAAGAAAACTAGTTTAAGTATAAATAAAAGCGGGTAAAAATCTATTTTAGTACGcatgcgcaaaaaaaaaaaaaaaaaaaaaaaaaaaaaaaaactgaaggaaaACAATAGTGTTTATGGCCTTTTGGAAGATTGGAATATATAAACTCACAACTACAGTCCGCACAGAACGAATCGCTTCTTCTGAACGGCAGTGGAACCCGCTGACGTCCCGGCCGCCTGTCACGAAGCACGGAGGAAACATGGCCGCTTTATCCACGCTAGCCGGGCCTAGTGAGCCGCACAGCCCGCCAACTTGCGCCACACGACGCCGCGACCGCAACGCGAAAACGTGGCGGACCGCGGACCGATAACTCGCGGCcgacaaaataataataataatgatgataattaaTACGCCGAAGCGAGGTCCGCAAAGCTTGAGCTACGGGCGGCGTGTTAGCATCGTGCTAGCATCTTCGGCAGGATACAAAACATTAGCCGGCGCGGTGGCTTCAGGCTCAAACATGTCGGTTGGAACCACGCGGGCGTTTTTATTGCGGGTTTCGCCTCAAACGCCACATCTTGCAGAGGATATTCACACTGgctaataaaacaaatataagaTGAAATTAAACAGAGGGCCTGTTTGTCGGCCCCGCTTCGCACGTCAGTCCATTTAAACTGCGAAGATATCGATAAGTTGCATTTATAACACGCACGGATCGATCCGCAACAAACTGGAGGTATTTAGCACGTTTCGTTCCACGTTCCCCCCGCGGCGTGCAGGAAAAAATCACGGGCTTCGGTTGGGACTTTTGGCGAGTTGACGAGAACCGCGTTTCTCCGGACGGGCTGTTGAATAAAACACGGCGATGTCGGAAATATGAGTTCATTGTTTATATCGCGCCGCTATTCACACAAAAAAGGTCTGATCGTGACAGGTACCGCTTTTCGGCGTAAACATACAAATTACGTGCAGGATGAGGAGACGGTCCCTCCTGTTTTCCGGGGCCTTCGGGTGTCCGGTTGGAAACGTTAGGGATCGAAATGaatcggtaaaaaaaaaaaaaaaacaacgaacGACGCTACAACAAGTGTTAGAGACGGAAAGGCGTCTGACCTATGGTGGAGATGAAGGTGGTGTTGAAGGCGTCGTCGGAGAAGCGGAACAGCACGCAGGTCTTCCCCACGCCCGAGTCTCCGATCAGGAGCAACTTGAACAGCAGGTCGTACGTCTTCTTCGCCATCGGGGGAAACGGGTGTCGGCGTGACggtccttttctctctctctcggccttGTGTTTTGTAAAGGATTTgggtgggtttttgttttttggggtgggggggacaaTCCGGCTGGTTACCGGGCCAGATGCCCCAAAAAGCGGCCACACGACCGGGCTGAGCGAGCGGATTTTAATAGGGCCTCCGAGCCGGCTGGCCTGTCCTGTGGGCTAAAGGCTACAGCGATATCCCCCTTATTTCCCCCCCACGCTTCCTTTTCTCCCACAGAGTCGGGACAAAATGGCTCCCCTCAGCCCGACTTACTCTTTCTTCAAACTACAGGCGAGCTAATTCAAATTCCTGGCATACCGCTTCATTCCAGCCGCTTCCGACGCCGATCCGggacgggaaaaaaaacaagaaacgcGTTTCGCGAGGGGTGAACTGTGGAGGAGAAAAACGACGAAGGGTCCTGCAGCTCTGGATCCTGTTTTCGGAATAACCTGAAAGCCGAAACAGAGACGACCGCCGTCGCCTTCGAATGGAGCCACCGAGGCGACACCCTACTTTGGCGACACGCCTTTCTCCCGCCCCCTGCGTGACGTTCCTTCTCGCCATTGGTTGgaatttctgctttttaaaccGAGCTCGAACGGTGATTGGCTCTTCGGCGGACCGACGAAAGGGGCAAGAGGGCGTTACTGACGCGCTTGTGTAAAAGGGCAAATGTTACTGCCTGGCCGCTCCGGACATGTCGGCTCCGGCC
This Denticeps clupeoides unplaced genomic scaffold, fDenClu1.1, whole genome shotgun sequence DNA region includes the following protein-coding sequences:
- the LOC114783667 gene encoding ras-related protein Rab-10 — protein: MAKKTYDLLFKLLLIGDSGVGKTCVLFRFSDDAFNTTFISTIGIDFKIKTVELQGKKIKLQIWDTAGQERFHTITTSYYRGAMGIMLVYDITNAKSFENISKWLRNIDEHANEDVERMLLGNKCDMEDKRIVPKAKGEQIAREHGIRFFETSAKANINIEKAFLTLAEDILRKTPVKEPNSENVDISSGGGVTGLKSKCCS